A segment of the Branchiostoma floridae strain S238N-H82 chromosome 10, Bfl_VNyyK, whole genome shotgun sequence genome:
AAGCGGGGAGGCTGACTGAACAACTTCGCGACGCCCTCAGGGACAACCCAGATGCAGTCGTCCTCCTTGTGTCGTATTCAGAAGCCCAGGTTATCCTGGAAGCAGCCAATGGTGACAGCACCCTGTTGGGCCGCATGTGGTACACCGGGGACTCCTTGGCTCTCCGAGAGGACATTCTGAGTTCTGATGACGCAAAGCAGTCTGCACAAATGGTAAGCCTGTACGGACTGGCCTACGCTGGGGAGGAGCTCCACAGCAAACGGAGGATGCGCAAGATGCAGAAGCTTGCTGATCGCCTGAAACGCTCGCCTCCAATGTTTGCTCCGCTGGCCTATGACGCCGTCAACCTGATCTACGACACGTGTCAGATAATGCAAACCACCGATGCTCAGGTGGTTCTTGCACACCTTACCCGCGAGGCAGAATGGCAGAACGGACTGTCCGGCAGACTGGCGATCGACTCCCAGATGGGACGCGCGTTCGGAGATTTCCTGCACTCGTTCGTCGCTCCACAGATTCCAGACATCGGCAAGGTTACCGTCGCCATGACAGGGTCCTGGATTCTGGACGGACTGTCGCAGGTATCTCACGACGACGGGTCTGACCAGCAAGGCGGCAGGAGAAGTGAACCGGAGGTAGCGGTATCTGACATGATGTCCATGTCCGCTGTGATGTCCACTGCCATGTCGTCTGCCTCGATCTTTAACAGGTCTGATGTCATGGCATTGAAAGCAAAGGCTGGAAACGACTGTCACAACGCGAAGGTACTATACTTACATCTTTTTTTGCAAGGTTTAATAGTGTGCAAGCTGTCAGCCAGTAGTGGACTGCGGTAGATTTATCCAAAGAAATGTTACATGACACAATTTGATGTTGTACTTTCTGACGTCTTTCACTTTACATCATCAATTGCCAAAGAGTCTCAGGGCTACTTCCGTGTGATTGATGCTATCCTGTTATGTTAATTTCCAGTTTTTCATCACTGCTACGGATCCAGCAACATACATGCAGGTAGAACACGACTTCACAGACGCCACATTCCCGGAGATGTTCATAGTTTCTACTGCCTACGGCTACAGTCTACAGATGAGCTGTGACAAGCCGGAAGGGCCCGTGGTGTTGGACGTCCTCTGCCCGCCAAGCACCAACCCTAGAGACAACATGGCCTGTGTGGAAACCGTCACCTATCCCGTTACTGATCAGGTAACAGGACACCTTCAACTGTCAAAATATCCGCGTAATGATTCTTTCAAGAATAAGATCGACAGATACATAGAGGCCAAGATCGTCGGAGGAGCGTCAGTGGGCCGCCAGCCTTCCAGCTCCTGACTGCAGAGACATGGAGTCTCTgcggttcaggtaaattcaTGAGATAAATACATTGCGTTAAATACACAGATTAAATCTTGTTCTCTGTTGccttacttttttttcaggGTGGCCGCCGCCGCCTACTGTTGTCTACAGGCACCATCGGAGCTATTGGAGAATGTATCGGGGAGGTTGCCGGGTGTGCTGTTTGCTTCGGTACCCGGGTTCTGTTCGAGTCCAGCATATTGGGTAAGACAGAAACCTCGATGACAATGAAGAGTTGCTGTCTAAATCATCAGTCGACTTAAACAAACATCATATTCCGATTGTGTACGACAATTTCACATGTCCATTGATTGCCTTTTTGTCCCAGTCTTTTTGATGGGGACTACTTTCTTGAGACCAGGAAACAATGGCCCAAAAGCAACTATTTGTACTTATGAAAAACAAACTTGTTCTACACAGACAGTGCAGCTGCATGTGCGGAGCCCTGCGCATTCGGCATTGGAGGCACCTGTGGTAACGCCATTGGAGAGGGTATTGGTGACGCTGTAGCAGCTACTGTTATCTGCACTGAACTTTTTGTCCAAGGTAAGGATGAAAAATGGTTTTCAATGGATCTCaacaattttttgttgttgtatgaaACTAAGTTGGTTTTAGCTTCATCTTCtcgaaaaaatgaattttcataAAAAGCAGTCAAATGCAAttcgtcttcttctttcttcaaaCTTAAAGCATGGTTTTTAAAGGTCTTAGGTTATTCTTCTTGATGATTGTACATgtgttcttttacgtgcagaggtttAGCGCCTGGGACCTCAGAAACAGTACTACGTGTTTAACGGTCATCATCTGAAATATTGAATGCAGCCCTAATGATACACTAAATGAAGTACAGTTCAGACAAGATAAGACGCAAAACATCGTCCTTGCCCCCACAGGCCACCTGGATGCGCAGACGTACCTGGCTGATGCCGCCTTTGGTCGCCAGCTGGCTGCCGAGTCCCCACACGTGATGGAAGGGTACCACACCCTGGCCAGCCCCATCGTCTGGCTCATGCAGCGGTCTGACACGGCTACAGACATCGTCAAGGTGAACCATTTTAGATTCTTATCTTTCTTACTTCTCCTTGAACATACAGTAAATTCTTATAAGCACCGGCTCCATGTATGTAGAACTGGTTGGCGCGTTGAAATTTGTGGAAGATTGTAGAAAATGAATCTGAACAGGTGCATATAGCATTAATGTATAAAGTTAATTTTCACAAATTGTCCTTATATGGCAACTGTATGCTGGTACCGGTGATACTGCTGAttgcaacaataacaataatttaTAAAGTCAATTGTAGTTcataaaaaaatacagtaaatTTACAGGTTCTGGTCTGATGAAAAATAAGTTTGCTGTTTAAGATCATGGCTCCTTTAGTGTAAGACAGGCAATACACCATGTACTGTCCTCAGACATCTTAGCTGTCAGTCTTCTAACCACATCGATAAGACAGTACATCATCAATCATTAGACTTAGCCCTTTGTCCCGTTTCCTGCACCTTCTGTCTAATGTATGTCAGCTAAATTTAAATTTAAGTGTTATACAGTTTCTCACAAGTGTTCCTCCGTATATTTCCAGACCTTTGCCCTACCCTGGGCCCAGCATATGAGCTACCTACAGGGCATGGCGGATGAAGGGGACGAGTTCGGGGCCGTTGTCATGGAGATAGGGATGACCCTGAGCGGTGCAGTGGGGAGGGTCACACAGGGGACCAGGGCTGTCATTGCGCTTGGTGATGTCATCCTTATCCCTGTCCTCATCGCCATGGTTACCATTGTGGCATGTCTTGCTATGTGCAACTTTGGCATGAAATGATTAGAGATCCTTACGGTGTGCTTACATGTAGGTAATCCCGAATTAAGATTTGATTGGTTTTTGTACCAGATATACCATAAAATATAATCTTATATTTAGATCACGCAAAAAATCTGCATAGGTAAAGTAGCTATGCActgttctttgttttttttaaacaattcaAGTTGACAAGGAGACTGTTAGCCTGGAAATGCTTCATTTTGACATTGTTGAATAGTGCACATCATAGCTACAGTTGTAATCATATGTTATTCCACAGCCAAATGAGAAATAGAAGTGGCAATAGAATGTTTATCCCTATGTAGCGAGTAACAAGTGATACTCAATGTCGCCTTACTTATCAGCAGGGTCTACATTGTGAAATCTATTAAGACATAGCCTTAAGGTCCTAAttcatctaagtacatgtagtaaatgattggattgtcaacattgtgacctgtgtaagttagttaatgTGTACatggtgtacataaccaagcatagattatgcagatttgcataatcagaacattTCATGGGGGTATGATGTCTCCGAATTCTTGTTTTTAACTAGTTTTTTATGCATAATTACCAAGCACGGCATGGACCATGTACAATGCTGTGATGACAGTAGAATAGAGATGGGTCAAATAGCTTGTCTCAAAACTTTGCTGTATTCAAATGATGAGTGAAGCTCAGAGCCTCTTGAATGCTTTGGAGTATCAAATGTCACTTTTCACTTTCccgagactcgggagctataatacggctggataccaggctacaggaTGGTTCGGTTAGAAGGTTAGAAAGCTCTCTGGGTTGATTCGGACATGGTTAGGACATGCTAGGTGCTAAAAGATAGGCGTTGTCAGACTCTTCCCGACCTTCCGCCAACCAggttcggctatgtgtaaccggGGTTAGTTAGGGAACTCACAACAAGGCGTGGTCACTTCAGCAACGTTAACAATGAACTTCCTGAATACATCAATAGTTTTCAAAGGACCTCTGACTCTCACAGCTATCCCACCCGACACAGTCAGAATCTATCCCTGAAACTACCACTTGTACGTTTGGAATGCGGGAAGCGCAAGTTCTCTTATAGAGGTATTACCGCATGGAACAGTCTTCCACCATCTCTAAATACTTCCACGTCCAAATCTGACTTCAACACCAAATGCAAGGCTTGGTAATCTAGTCAAAGCATTTTCAAAAGTTATGCATTCTTCTATCATTAAGCACAGTTTTCACGTCACCGTCGTGTACAGAAGAATATCTACAGCTTTTTTCAAAAACTGTACCGCACTACTTTGTGCCCGAACTACTTCTACTGAGTTAGGAGGCGCGGATAACTTCTGTACTCTGTGACGTTGTAATGTATGACGTAATATGTATTGACAACAGGACTTTGCACCTGTCTTCTTCACTTTGGCGGTTGTGCTTCTTGCCGTCGGACGCATTTCAAAAGCTCCTGTTGCATGGTAAGTTCTCGCTATTTCTTGATTCTTGTATGGAGTTCTGGCTATGTCGGAATTCAGACATGCTCGTTTATGTCTAGGAGGTTTTGTTTATGTCAACCACACCATTGCTTTAAACTGCGACAATAACACGGGTAACAAAAAAGCTAGAAATGTGCTCATACCTCTGTGTGTCATTTCTTGTGCTCCCGCGCCCAGATATTTGCCGAAAGAATGTCAAAATGTTTAATGAGGAATTCCTTTTCATATCATCGGGAAAGAGGGGTACCCGTTTTACGTATAGGCATTTGCATCTTGTTCTTGAATACAAGTAGGCAATTAAGTAGAACAGTTGACTAACACATTTGTGGTCGCAGCTCAATTATCCACCATGCATATGGCTTTTCTGTTATCAACTTAAGTCACTGATTTTCACAAGAATGATGCCTGCCCATTTAGGTACCGCGACGGTGCAGTTGTACAGGTCCGGATGATAAATCAATTCTTGTGCCAGTCTAGATTTGAAGATATTCACAGATCCTTGGTACGGTAGAGCCGCGAGCCTGTTCCAAACCGGAGTTACTCTGGAAGAGAACAAGAGAGACCTAGCTTGGCTCGGACCGTTcaactgatatatatatataggagtATCCTCTTGTATTGGATATAGCACTTGGCATGGATATTGATCTGTTGCATAAGTTTCAGTGGTTCTAAGAATGTCCAACCCAGTTGTTTACATCGCTCCTTCGTCTCATTAAGTATGGAGTTAGCACAGTTGCATACAAAATGATTCACTGACATTCGGGATATTTTGGCAAATAAGGAACATTAGAACTGCAGAGTATCACTGaactgtaaatgtggtcaaagGGTAGTTTGATTCCAGAAAGTCAACATTTGCTTCATAGTTCATCCAAAATTGGACTTTCGCACAAAAAGGAGGTTGCAAAATTATCAGCACACTTCCTTATCTTCGT
Coding sequences within it:
- the LOC118425159 gene encoding uncharacterized protein LOC118425159 produces the protein MADYKETRNLRFKYRSLLIGVVASGVVLAIVIGLAVGLTIQRCNERKQEIVHVGLLFPTNDESADGMREAAMMAVDDIRVHREKVPSAADIQVHTGDYDGSPDGALQTFRRLYSQQDVRLFVGPDTSSHAVHVAEWAMVNAPDAVFISPRATSERLANATNAIRLSMGDHALALALYLKMQSNSVSVVIPVHIEDIYSTGLVQRIRDLADDMMDDIAVTTSISYAPGTITNKEEAGRLTEQLRDALRDNPDAVVLLVSYSEAQVILEAANGDSTLLGRMWYTGDSLALREDILSSDDAKQSAQMVSLYGLAYAGEELHSKRRMRKMQKLADRLKRSPPMFAPLAYDAVNLIYDTCQIMQTTDAQVVLAHLTREAEWQNGLSGRLAIDSQMGRAFGDFLHSFVAPQIPDIGKVTVAMTGSWILDGLSQVSHDDGSDQQGGRRSEPEVAVSDMMSMSAVMSTAMSSASIFNRSDVMALKAKAGNDCHNAKFFITATDPATYMQVEHDFTDATFPEMFIVSTAYGYSLQMSCDKPEGPVVLDVLCPPSTNPRDNMACVETVTYPVTDQGGRRRLLLSTGTIGAIGECIGEVAGCAVCFGTRVLFESSILDSAAACAEPCAFGIGGTCGNAIGEGIGDAVAATVICTELFVQGHLDAQTYLADAAFGRQLAAESPHVMEGYHTLASPIVWLMQRSDTATDIVKTFALPWAQHMSYLQGMADEGDEFGAVVMEIGMTLSGAVGRVTQGTRAVIALGDVILIPVLIAMVTIVACLAMCNFGMK